In one window of Cupriavidus necator N-1 DNA:
- the rsxB gene encoding electron transport complex subunit RsxB: MNPAVKSLADRIEALLPQTQCTKCGFNGCRPYAEAMASGEAPCNRCPPGGAEGIVRLAAVLGAEPLPLDPERGSEQPRAVARIDESLCIGCTLCIQACPVDAIAGAAKQMHTVIPDWCTGCDLCVAPCPVDCIDMVPVTGERTGWAAWSQAQADAAHARFLARNARLVREREENDARLAAKAAAKLAAVQAEAPENDAERAAQERKRAIIQAAIERARQKQQAAQPRNTENVSAAVQAQIDAAEARRARAGLTRPGSDQNANTDPEEK, encoded by the coding sequence GTGAATCCCGCCGTCAAGTCCCTCGCCGACCGCATCGAAGCGCTGCTGCCCCAGACCCAGTGCACCAAATGCGGCTTCAACGGCTGCCGCCCCTACGCTGAAGCCATGGCCAGCGGCGAAGCCCCCTGCAACCGCTGCCCGCCCGGCGGCGCGGAAGGCATCGTGCGCCTGGCCGCGGTGCTGGGCGCCGAACCGCTGCCGCTGGACCCGGAACGCGGCAGCGAACAGCCGCGCGCGGTGGCCCGCATCGACGAGAGCCTTTGCATCGGCTGCACGCTTTGCATCCAGGCCTGCCCGGTCGATGCGATTGCCGGCGCCGCCAAGCAGATGCATACGGTGATCCCTGACTGGTGCACCGGCTGCGACCTGTGCGTGGCGCCCTGCCCGGTCGACTGCATCGACATGGTCCCGGTCACCGGCGAACGCACCGGCTGGGCCGCGTGGTCGCAGGCGCAGGCCGATGCCGCGCACGCGCGCTTCCTGGCGCGCAATGCGCGGCTGGTGCGCGAGCGCGAGGAAAACGACGCGCGCCTGGCCGCCAAGGCCGCCGCCAAGCTGGCCGCGGTGCAGGCCGAAGCGCCGGAGAACGATGCCGAGCGCGCCGCGCAGGAACGCAAGCGCGCCATCATCCAGGCCGCGATCGAACGCGCCCGGCAGAAGCAGCAGGCCGCGCAACCGCGCAACACGGAGAACGTCTCGGCTGCGGTGCAGGCCCAGATCGACGCCGCCGAAGCACGGCGCGCGCGTGCGGGGCTTACCAGGCCTGGATCCGACCAGAACGCCAATACCGACCCAGAAGAAAAATGA
- a CDS encoding TetR/AcrR family transcriptional regulator, translating into MSTEPKTKRDPEGTRRRILAAATEEFAKGGLAGARVDQIARRAETNERMLYYYYGSKEGLFLAVLEKQYANFRADEEQLHLVDEDPVQGVRTLARFVWDWYYEHPEFIRLVNSENLHEARHLKKSAQLQQLINPVVDVLADVIRRGQEQGVFRDNIDVPQFYLTISALGYYVLSNRYTISAVIGRDVASQQEHERFAELHSEMLLSYLKKH; encoded by the coding sequence ATGTCAACTGAGCCCAAGACCAAACGCGACCCGGAAGGGACGCGCCGACGCATCCTCGCTGCGGCCACCGAGGAATTCGCCAAGGGGGGTCTGGCCGGCGCCCGCGTCGACCAGATTGCCCGGCGTGCGGAGACTAACGAACGCATGCTGTACTACTACTACGGCAGCAAGGAAGGCCTCTTCCTGGCGGTGCTCGAGAAGCAATACGCCAATTTCCGCGCCGACGAGGAGCAGCTGCACCTCGTCGACGAAGACCCGGTCCAGGGCGTGCGCACGCTGGCGCGCTTCGTCTGGGACTGGTATTACGAGCATCCGGAGTTCATCCGCCTGGTCAACAGCGAGAACCTGCACGAGGCCCGGCACCTGAAGAAGTCGGCGCAGCTGCAGCAGCTGATCAACCCGGTGGTGGATGTGCTGGCCGACGTGATCCGGCGCGGGCAGGAACAAGGCGTGTTCCGCGACAATATCGACGTGCCGCAGTTCTACCTGACGATTTCCGCGCTGGGCTACTACGTGCTGTCCAACCGCTACACCATCAGTGCCGTGATCGGCCGCGACGTGGCCTCGCAGCAGGAGCATGAGCGCTTTGCCGAGCTGCACTCGGAAATGCTGCTCAGCTACCTGAAGAAGCACTGA
- a CDS encoding polyhydroxyalkanoate depolymerase, translating into MLYQLHEFQRSILHPLTAWAQATAKTFTNPLSPLSLVPGAPRLAAGYELLYRLGKEYEKPAFDIKSVRSNGRDIPIVEQTVLEKPFCKLVRFKRYADDPDTIKLLKDEPVVLVAAPLSGHHATLLRDTVRTLLQDHKVYVTDWIDARMVPVEDGTFHLSDYIYYIQEFIRHIGAENLHVISVCQPTVPVLAAISLMASAGEKTPRTMTMMGGPIDARKSPTAVNSLATNKSFEWFENNVIYTVPANYPGHGRRVYPGFLQHAGFVAMNPDRHLSSHYDFYLSLVEGDADDADAHVRFYDEYNAVLDMAAEYYLDTIREVFQEFRLANGTWAIDGNPVRPQDIKSTALMTVEGELDDISGAGQTAAAHDLCAGIPKARKQHLNAEHCGHYGIFSGRRWREEIYPQLRDFIRKYHQASATK; encoded by the coding sequence ATGCTCTACCAATTGCATGAGTTCCAGCGTTCGATCCTGCACCCGCTGACCGCGTGGGCCCAGGCGACGGCCAAGACCTTCACCAACCCCCTCAGCCCGCTCTCGCTGGTTCCCGGCGCACCCCGCCTGGCTGCCGGCTATGAACTGCTGTACCGGCTCGGCAAGGAATACGAAAAACCGGCATTCGACATCAAGTCGGTGCGCTCCAACGGGCGCGACATCCCCATCGTCGAGCAGACCGTGCTCGAGAAGCCCTTCTGCAAGCTGGTGCGCTTCAAGCGCTATGCCGACGACCCGGATACCATCAAGCTGCTCAAGGATGAGCCGGTGGTGCTGGTGGCCGCGCCGCTGTCGGGCCACCATGCCACGCTGCTGCGCGACACGGTGCGCACGCTGCTGCAGGACCACAAGGTCTACGTGACCGACTGGATCGACGCACGGATGGTGCCGGTGGAGGATGGCACGTTCCACCTGTCCGACTACATCTACTACATCCAGGAATTCATCCGCCACATCGGCGCCGAGAACCTGCATGTGATCTCGGTGTGCCAGCCCACGGTACCGGTGCTGGCCGCGATCTCGCTGATGGCCTCGGCCGGCGAGAAGACGCCGCGCACCATGACGATGATGGGCGGCCCGATCGACGCCCGCAAGAGCCCCACCGCGGTCAACTCGCTGGCGACCAACAAGTCGTTCGAGTGGTTCGAGAACAACGTCATCTACACCGTGCCGGCCAACTACCCCGGCCACGGGCGCCGCGTCTACCCGGGCTTTTTGCAGCATGCCGGTTTCGTGGCGATGAACCCGGACCGGCACCTTTCCTCGCACTATGACTTCTACCTGAGCCTGGTCGAGGGCGATGCGGACGACGCCGACGCCCACGTGCGCTTCTACGACGAATACAACGCGGTGCTCGACATGGCCGCCGAGTACTACCTCGACACCATCCGCGAGGTGTTCCAGGAGTTCCGCCTGGCCAACGGCACCTGGGCCATCGACGGCAATCCGGTGCGGCCGCAGGACATCAAGAGCACCGCGCTGATGACCGTCGAGGGCGAGTTGGACGACATCTCCGGCGCGGGCCAGACCGCCGCGGCGCACGACCTGTGCGCCGGCATCCCGAAAGCCCGCAAGCAGCATCTGAATGCGGAACACTGCGGCCACTACGGCATCTTCTCGGGCCGGCGCTGGCGCGAGGAGATCTACCCGCAGCTGCGCGACTTTATCCGCAAGTACCACCAGGCCTCGGCCACCAAGTAA
- a CDS encoding amino acid aminotransferase: MSLFSAVEMAPRDPILGLNEAFNADTRPTKVNLGVGVYFTDEGKIPLLRAVQEAEKARLTTATPRGYLPIEGIAAYDQAVQTLLFGKESPLITEGRVVTAQALGGTGALKIGADFLKRLYPDAKVAISDPSWENHRALFESAGFPVVNYAYYDAPSHGLNFAGMVESLKSFPANTIVVLHACCHNPTGVDLSPEQWKQVVELVKERNLIPFLDMAYQGFADGIDPDGAAVRLFADSGLPFFVSSSFSKSFSLYGERVGALSIVTTSKEEAQRVMSQVKRVIRTNYSNPPTHGGTVVASVLNSPELRAMWEEELAEMRDRIKLMRHALVDKLATKGVPGDFSFVKAQRGMFSYSGLTSAQVDRLRNEHGIYAVGTGRICVAALNSRNIDAVVDAIAAVM; this comes from the coding sequence ATGAGTTTGTTTTCTGCCGTCGAGATGGCCCCGCGCGACCCGATCCTGGGCCTCAACGAAGCCTTCAATGCCGATACCCGCCCGACCAAGGTCAACCTGGGCGTTGGCGTGTACTTCACCGACGAAGGGAAAATCCCCCTGCTGCGCGCCGTCCAGGAGGCAGAAAAGGCCCGTCTGACCACCGCCACCCCGCGTGGCTACCTGCCGATCGAAGGTATCGCCGCCTATGACCAGGCCGTGCAGACGCTGCTGTTCGGCAAGGAATCGCCGCTGATCACCGAAGGCCGCGTAGTGACGGCACAGGCACTCGGCGGCACCGGCGCGCTGAAGATCGGCGCCGACTTCCTGAAGCGCCTGTACCCGGACGCCAAGGTCGCCATCAGCGACCCGAGCTGGGAAAACCACCGCGCACTGTTCGAATCCGCCGGCTTCCCGGTGGTCAACTATGCCTACTACGACGCCCCCAGCCACGGCCTGAACTTTGCCGGCATGGTGGAATCGCTCAAGTCGTTCCCGGCCAACACCATCGTCGTGCTGCACGCCTGCTGCCACAACCCGACCGGCGTGGACCTGTCGCCCGAGCAGTGGAAGCAGGTGGTGGAACTGGTCAAGGAACGCAACCTGATCCCGTTCCTGGACATGGCCTACCAGGGCTTTGCCGACGGCATCGACCCGGACGGCGCCGCCGTGCGCCTGTTCGCGGACTCCGGCCTGCCCTTCTTCGTGTCGAGCTCGTTCTCGAAGAGCTTCTCGCTGTACGGCGAGCGCGTGGGCGCGCTGTCGATCGTCACCACCAGCAAGGAAGAAGCGCAGCGCGTGATGTCGCAGGTCAAGCGCGTGATCCGCACCAACTATTCCAATCCGCCGACGCACGGCGGCACCGTGGTCGCCAGCGTGCTGAACAGCCCGGAACTGCGCGCCATGTGGGAAGAAGAACTGGCCGAGATGCGCGACCGCATCAAGCTGATGCGCCATGCGCTGGTGGACAAGCTGGCCACCAAGGGCGTGCCGGGCGACTTCTCCTTCGTCAAGGCGCAGCGCGGCATGTTCTCGTACTCGGGCCTGACCTCGGCCCAGGTGGATCGCCTGCGCAATGAGCACGGCATCTACGCCGTCGGCACCGGCCGCATCTGCGTGGCCGCGCTGAACAGCCGCAACATCGACGCCGTCGTCGATGCAATCGCAGCTGTGATGTAA
- the uvrB gene encoding excinuclease ABC subunit UvrB, translating to MSNLAEAAPALDEDKFVTFPGSPFQLYQPFPPAGDQPEAIRQLVEGVDDGLSFQTLLGVTGSGKTFTMANVIARMGRPAIVFAPNKTLAAQLYAEFREFFPRNAVEYFVSYYDYYQPEAYVPQRDLFIEKDSSINEHIEQMRLSATKSLLERRDTIIVATVSAIYGIGNPTEYHQMILTLRAGDKISQRDVIARLIAMQYTRNETDFQRGTFRVRGDTIDIFPAEHAEMAVRLEMFDDEVESLHFFDPLTGRVRQKIPRFTVYPSSHYVTPRETVLRAIEAIKSELRERLEFFHKENRLVEAQRLEQRTRFDLEMLSELGFCKGIENYSRHLSGARPGDPPPTLVDYLPPDALMFLDESHVLIGQLNGMYNGDRARKTTLVEYGFRLPSALDNRPLKFDEFERKMRQVMFVSATPAQFEQENAGQVVEQVVRPTGLVDPIILVRPATTQVDDLVSEIHARVEAGERVLVTTLTKRMAEQLTEFLSENGVKVRYLHSDIDTVERVEIIRDLRLGTFDVLVGINLLREGLDIPEVSLVAILDADKEGFLRAERSLIQTIGRAARNVNGTAILYADRMTESMKKAIGETERRRAKQIAFNEANGITPRGVVKRIKDIIDGVYSVSDAKAELLAAQEQARYEDMSEKQVSKEIKRLEKLMLDHARNLEFEQAAQVRDQLAKLKAQVFGASGDGALPPA from the coding sequence ATGTCGAACCTTGCCGAAGCCGCGCCGGCCCTGGACGAAGACAAATTCGTCACATTTCCCGGCTCCCCGTTCCAGCTGTACCAGCCGTTCCCGCCCGCCGGCGACCAGCCGGAGGCCATCCGGCAGCTGGTGGAGGGCGTGGACGACGGCCTGTCGTTCCAGACGCTGCTGGGCGTCACGGGCTCGGGCAAGACCTTCACCATGGCCAACGTGATTGCCCGCATGGGGCGGCCGGCCATCGTGTTTGCCCCGAACAAGACGCTGGCGGCGCAGCTCTATGCGGAATTCCGTGAATTCTTCCCGCGCAACGCCGTCGAGTACTTCGTCAGCTACTACGACTACTACCAGCCCGAGGCCTACGTCCCGCAGCGCGACCTGTTTATCGAGAAGGACTCGTCGATCAACGAGCATATCGAGCAGATGCGGCTGTCTGCGACCAAGAGCCTGCTGGAGCGCCGCGACACCATCATCGTGGCAACCGTCTCGGCGATCTATGGTATCGGCAACCCGACCGAATACCACCAGATGATTCTCACCTTGCGGGCCGGCGACAAGATCAGCCAGCGCGACGTGATCGCGCGCCTGATCGCGATGCAGTACACCCGCAACGAGACCGACTTCCAGCGCGGCACCTTCCGCGTGCGTGGCGACACCATCGATATCTTCCCGGCCGAGCATGCCGAGATGGCGGTGCGGCTGGAGATGTTCGATGACGAAGTCGAGTCGCTGCATTTCTTCGACCCGCTCACGGGCCGCGTGCGCCAGAAGATCCCGCGCTTCACGGTCTACCCGTCGAGCCACTATGTGACCCCACGCGAGACCGTGCTGCGCGCGATCGAGGCGATCAAGTCGGAGCTGCGCGAGCGCCTCGAGTTCTTCCACAAGGAAAACCGGCTGGTGGAGGCGCAGCGGCTGGAGCAGCGCACCCGCTTCGACCTGGAAATGCTGTCCGAGCTGGGCTTCTGCAAGGGCATCGAGAACTATTCGCGGCACCTGTCCGGTGCACGCCCCGGCGATCCGCCGCCGACGCTGGTCGACTACCTGCCGCCGGATGCGCTGATGTTCCTGGACGAGTCGCACGTGCTGATCGGCCAGCTCAACGGCATGTACAACGGCGACCGCGCGCGCAAGACCACGCTGGTGGAGTACGGCTTCCGGCTCCCGTCGGCGCTGGACAACCGGCCGCTGAAGTTCGACGAATTCGAGCGCAAGATGCGCCAGGTGATGTTTGTCTCGGCCACGCCGGCGCAGTTCGAGCAGGAGAATGCCGGGCAGGTGGTGGAGCAGGTGGTGCGTCCGACCGGGCTGGTCGATCCCATCATCCTGGTGCGCCCGGCGACCACGCAGGTGGACGACCTGGTGTCCGAGATCCACGCCCGCGTCGAGGCCGGCGAACGCGTGCTGGTGACCACGCTGACCAAGCGCATGGCCGAGCAGCTGACTGAGTTCCTGTCCGAGAACGGGGTCAAGGTGCGCTACCTGCACTCGGACATCGACACCGTCGAGCGCGTGGAGATCATCCGCGACCTGCGCCTGGGCACCTTCGACGTGCTGGTGGGCATCAACCTGCTGCGCGAGGGCCTGGATATTCCCGAGGTGTCGCTGGTGGCAATCCTCGATGCGGACAAGGAAGGCTTCCTGCGCGCCGAGCGCTCGCTGATCCAGACCATCGGCCGCGCCGCGCGCAACGTCAACGGTACCGCCATCCTGTACGCGGACCGCATGACCGAGTCGATGAAGAAGGCCATTGGCGAGACCGAGCGCCGCCGCGCCAAGCAGATCGCCTTCAACGAGGCCAACGGCATCACGCCGCGCGGTGTGGTCAAGCGCATCAAGGACATCATCGACGGCGTCTACAGCGTCAGCGATGCCAAGGCCGAGCTGCTGGCGGCGCAGGAGCAGGCCCGCTACGAGGACATGAGCGAGAAGCAGGTCTCCAAGGAAATCAAGCGCCTGGAGAAGCTTATGCTTGACCATGCCCGCAACCTGGAATTCGAGCAGGCGGCGCAGGTGCGCGACCAGCTGGCCAAGCTCAAGGCACAGGTGTTCGGCGCCAGCGGAGATGGCGCGCTGCCGCCCGCCTGA
- a CDS encoding putative quinol monooxygenase produces the protein MVKLGLWVPLEARPGKEQEVEQFLRDGLALVEQEAGTTAWFALRLGPSMFGIFDAFPDESAREAHLGGKVAAALMARAPELFMGTPPIQKLEVVAAKLP, from the coding sequence ATGGTAAAACTTGGACTGTGGGTACCGCTGGAGGCCAGGCCGGGCAAGGAGCAGGAGGTTGAGCAGTTCCTGCGCGACGGGCTCGCGCTGGTGGAGCAGGAGGCCGGCACCACGGCCTGGTTCGCGCTGCGGCTGGGCCCGTCGATGTTCGGCATCTTTGATGCCTTCCCCGATGAGTCAGCGCGCGAGGCGCACCTCGGCGGCAAGGTTGCCGCGGCGCTGATGGCCAGGGCGCCGGAGCTGTTCATGGGGACGCCGCCGATCCAGAAGCTGGAGGTGGTGGCGGCCAAGCTGCCTTGA